Proteins encoded by one window of Halorubrum ruber:
- a CDS encoding adenylate kinase: MSVTLVSGVNGVGLSSVCQAVRRGLGDGYKLINFGDVMLEQAAAMGITTERAQLGTLSQTETRRLQRRAGEFVAEEAATTNVILSTHLAVETQTGYVQGLPVEVLRDVSPDAFVLVEAEPATILERRRESDRDLDGITERQIDFEQDLNRSAALQYARDQNAPVRFVENEGEIETAAERLADSL, translated from the coding sequence ATGTCCGTCACGCTCGTGTCGGGGGTCAACGGCGTCGGCCTCTCCAGCGTCTGTCAAGCGGTCCGACGGGGACTCGGAGACGGGTACAAGCTGATCAACTTCGGCGACGTGATGCTCGAACAGGCGGCGGCGATGGGCATCACGACCGAGCGGGCCCAGCTCGGTACGCTCTCGCAGACAGAGACGCGTCGCCTCCAGCGCCGCGCGGGCGAGTTCGTCGCCGAGGAGGCGGCGACGACGAACGTGATCCTCTCGACGCACCTCGCGGTCGAAACGCAGACCGGCTACGTCCAGGGGCTCCCGGTCGAAGTCCTTCGGGACGTCTCGCCGGACGCGTTCGTCCTCGTGGAGGCGGAGCCGGCGACGATCCTCGAACGAAGGCGGGAGAGCGACCGCGACCTCGACGGGATCACCGAACGCCAGATCGACTTCGAGCAGGACCTCAACCGCTCCGCGGCGCTCCAGTACGCGAGAGACCAGAACGCGCCTGTTCGGTTCGTCGAGAACGAGGGGGAGATCGAAACGGCGGCCGAGCGCCTAGCAGACTCGCTCTGA
- a CDS encoding DUF5789 family protein, giving the protein MRLPETRDLFARKLEFPAPRSEVLETVGDTELSPPDGESTTIRAVVDRSDIETFDSADDLYDTLMMLVGAQFIGRRYYDDRGGMPGDEENEVSF; this is encoded by the coding sequence ATGCGCTTACCAGAGACACGGGACCTGTTCGCGAGAAAGCTAGAGTTTCCGGCACCCCGAAGCGAGGTGCTTGAGACGGTCGGTGACACGGAGCTGTCGCCGCCGGACGGGGAGTCCACGACGATCCGGGCGGTCGTCGATCGGTCGGACATCGAGACGTTCGACTCGGCGGACGACCTCTACGACACGCTGATGATGCTCGTCGGCGCCCAGTTCATCGGGCGCCGGTACTACGACGACCGCGGCGGAATGCCGGGCGACGAGGAGAACGAGGTGAGCTTCTGA